A DNA window from Candidatus Thermoplasmatota archaeon contains the following coding sequences:
- the trmY gene encoding tRNA (pseudouridine(54)-N(1))-methyltransferase TrmY, with protein sequence MRRYIVMGHRAITSAEFKLDDLCGSTGRLDILLRCVNSAFFLSHGIRRDVEIVLMLLGEPNPPKTIRINGSEVKYLNPDERSTAALIRNALLQKGEGERKCSPGIYVSERSYSEVLSNMSKESKMCYLREDGEDIRVATLAPDPTFVLGDDQDLTKEEEDILMTYEPKRLSLGPVSYHADHCITLVNNELDRR encoded by the coding sequence CTGAGGAGATACATAGTAATGGGCCACAGGGCAATCACGTCAGCTGAGTTCAAGCTGGACGACCTGTGCGGATCGACAGGCAGACTGGACATACTTCTTAGGTGTGTCAACTCGGCATTCTTCCTTTCCCACGGGATCAGGAGAGATGTCGAGATCGTGCTGATGCTCCTGGGAGAGCCGAACCCGCCCAAGACGATCAGGATAAACGGCTCTGAGGTGAAGTACCTCAACCCCGACGAGCGGAGCACTGCCGCGCTCATAAGAAACGCCCTGCTCCAGAAAGGCGAGGGCGAAAGGAAGTGCTCGCCTGGCATATACGTCTCTGAGCGCAGCTATAGCGAGGTCTTGTCCAACATGTCAAAGGAGTCCAAGATGTGCTACCTCCGCGAAGACGGCGAGGACATCAGGGTGGCCACTCTCGCACCTGACCCGACGTTCGTGCTTGGCGACGACCAGGACCTGACCAAAGAGGAGGAGGACATCCTCATGACCTACGAGCCCAAGAGGCTCTCCCTGGGGCCAGTCAGCTATCATGCGGACCACTGCATAACGCTGGTCAACAACGAGCTCGACAGAAGATAG
- a CDS encoding helix-turn-helix domain-containing protein, with product MTSEHKAKDVSRLLADDYSQKILVSTYTSPMSAQRLSKICQIPIAACYRRIHELELAGLIGVDREKEVYKGRKVRLYKCRLRSATLRFINGRFVVRYDTEPENGGSEVAPVVPSESSSPAQ from the coding sequence ATGACTTCAGAGCATAAAGCCAAGGACGTCTCGAGGCTGCTCGCAGACGATTACTCACAGAAGATACTGGTGAGCACCTACACCTCCCCGATGTCCGCCCAACGGCTGAGCAAGATCTGCCAGATACCAATCGCCGCCTGCTACAGAAGGATACACGAACTGGAGCTGGCTGGCCTGATCGGTGTCGACAGGGAGAAAGAGGTCTACAAGGGCCGAAAGGTCAGGCTCTACAAGTGTCGACTTCGTTCCGCCACACTCAGGTTCATCAACGGGAGGTTCGTAGTCAGGTATGACACTGAACCTGAGAACGGAGGCTCTGAGGTCGCGCCGGTCGTCCCGAGCGAGTCCTCAAGCCCTGCCCAGTGA
- a CDS encoding adenylosuccinate lyase, with amino-acid sequence MTVCPLDFRYGRPGMKAVFDEENRLQRILDVEAALAQAQAKAGNIKQDHADIIKKTASTRYVKLDRVREIDQKINHEITAIIRVLSEQCGESGKFVHVGATSNDILDTGAALQIRDAIKIVDDDLGKLRKTLAMRAKEHRDTIMVGRTHGQWALPITFGLKLANYSLEVHRHQQRLTECSARILVGKMSGAVGTGAGFGPKALEIQANVMEHLGLGVEEGPTQIVARDRYVELISVLANISCSIEKFATEVRNLQRGEIAEVSEFFDDSVQVGSSTMANKRNPVTAENICGLARIVRGFMTPAYESAMLWHERDLTNSSAERFFVPHSFILVDDMLAKLDKLFETLVVDPAQMERNLAKAGSVIMAESVLLALVGKGMGRQEAHELIRKCSMESQHACEDFKSYLMANKDVRALLSEKEIDAALDPRAYLGSTGETVDHILKLVA; translated from the coding sequence ATGACTGTCTGCCCGCTCGATTTCAGGTACGGCCGCCCAGGGATGAAGGCCGTGTTCGATGAGGAGAACCGCCTCCAGAGGATCTTGGACGTGGAGGCCGCTCTGGCCCAGGCTCAGGCAAAGGCAGGGAACATCAAGCAGGACCATGCGGACATCATCAAGAAGACGGCGAGCACCAGGTATGTCAAGTTGGACCGCGTCCGAGAGATAGACCAGAAGATCAACCACGAGATAACGGCCATCATACGGGTACTGAGCGAGCAGTGCGGGGAGAGCGGGAAGTTCGTGCACGTGGGCGCGACCTCGAACGACATTCTCGACACTGGCGCGGCGTTGCAGATCAGGGACGCTATCAAGATCGTCGATGACGACCTGGGCAAGCTCAGGAAGACCCTGGCGATGCGGGCGAAGGAGCACAGGGACACCATCATGGTGGGCAGGACGCACGGGCAGTGGGCGCTTCCCATAACGTTCGGTCTCAAGCTGGCGAACTATTCGCTAGAGGTACACAGACATCAGCAGAGGCTGACGGAGTGCTCCGCCAGGATTCTGGTCGGGAAGATGAGCGGAGCTGTCGGGACGGGGGCCGGCTTCGGACCCAAGGCGCTGGAGATCCAGGCGAACGTCATGGAACATCTCGGGCTCGGAGTCGAGGAAGGTCCGACCCAGATCGTGGCTCGAGACAGATACGTGGAACTCATCTCGGTTCTGGCCAACATATCGTGCTCCATCGAGAAGTTCGCCACCGAAGTGAGGAACCTCCAGAGAGGGGAGATAGCGGAGGTCTCGGAATTCTTCGATGATAGTGTCCAGGTCGGCAGCTCGACGATGGCCAACAAGAGGAACCCGGTGACGGCTGAGAACATCTGCGGGTTGGCCAGGATCGTCAGGGGGTTCATGACGCCGGCCTATGAGAGCGCGATGCTGTGGCATGAGCGGGACCTGACCAACTCCTCGGCCGAGCGGTTCTTCGTCCCGCACTCGTTCATTCTGGTCGACGACATGCTCGCCAAGCTGGACAAGCTGTTCGAGACCCTGGTCGTGGATCCTGCTCAGATGGAGAGGAATCTGGCGAAGGCTGGGAGTGTCATAATGGCGGAGTCCGTCCTCCTTGCACTCGTGGGAAAAGGGATGGGCAGGCAGGAGGCCCATGAGCTCATCCGCAAGTGCAGCATGGAGTCGCAACACGCCTGCGAGGATTTCAAGAGCTACCTGATGGCCAACAAGGATGTCCGGGCGCTGCTCTCTGAGAAAGAGATTGATGCTGCCCTGGACCCAAGAGCATACCTCGGGAGCACAGGCGAGACCGTGGACCACATTCTGAAACTGGTTGCGTAG
- a CDS encoding phosphatase PAP2 family protein: MHLLDIILSADESVFHALNQAGSNVVLDALMTTFTVVMGISFVMATFAIVLWLRRRKDLAIDYLVLIIIASILAEVIKMVTDRQRPFDVLPNVNTISLLGLTSASGPAFPSGHAARAFAVAALLSFGRGPRIYVISFALAGCVAVSRIYLGLHWPSDVLFGALLGIFTALLMMSFAGADTFYGRARTRLVHFLERLPGTI; this comes from the coding sequence GTGCATCTGTTGGACATCATTCTGAGCGCGGACGAATCAGTATTCCATGCGCTCAACCAAGCGGGTTCTAATGTCGTTCTCGACGCGCTGATGACCACCTTCACGGTGGTCATGGGCATCTCCTTTGTGATGGCGACGTTCGCGATAGTACTCTGGTTGCGGAGGCGGAAGGATCTCGCGATCGACTATCTTGTGTTGATCATTATCGCGAGCATCTTGGCCGAGGTCATAAAGATGGTCACGGACCGTCAAAGGCCGTTCGATGTGCTGCCGAACGTGAACACTATCTCGTTGCTCGGACTCACCTCTGCGTCAGGCCCTGCTTTCCCAAGCGGACATGCGGCAAGGGCCTTCGCCGTGGCGGCATTGCTCTCATTTGGCCGCGGCCCAAGAATCTATGTGATCAGCTTCGCCCTGGCGGGGTGCGTAGCAGTCAGTCGCATTTATCTGGGACTGCACTGGCCGTCCGACGTGTTGTTCGGAGCCCTCCTCGGGATCTTCACCGCCCTCCTCATGATGTCATTTGCCGGAGCCGACACATTCTACGGACGTGCTAGAACGAGGTTGGTTCACTTCCTTGAACGACTGCCCGGCACGATATGA
- a CDS encoding phosphate ABC transporter ATP-binding protein, whose protein sequence is MTESIRLDAVTKRYNDVTAVRDVSLSASKGEVLGILGPSGAGKSTLLRLIDLLEAPDSGSVVIHEKPVDVNTKQAAELRRNIGMVLQKPVALNRSVENNLAYALRIRGWDENNVVDRVRAEMNRFGLVDRKHKNARTLSGGEMQRLCFARVMIHSPDILLLDEFAANLDPANVALLEERVRQYAAEDSRRSIVLVTHNLFQAKRMCDRIALMWGGEIVEVATKKKFFENPDDERTAAFVKGELVY, encoded by the coding sequence ATGACCGAATCCATAAGACTGGATGCGGTCACGAAGCGATACAACGATGTCACTGCCGTCAGGGATGTGTCGCTGTCCGCTTCGAAAGGCGAAGTCCTAGGCATCCTGGGCCCGAGCGGGGCCGGCAAGAGCACGCTCCTGCGTTTGATTGACCTTCTCGAAGCCCCGGACTCTGGTTCTGTAGTCATTCACGAGAAGCCCGTTGATGTCAACACAAAACAGGCTGCGGAGCTGAGAAGGAACATCGGCATGGTACTCCAGAAGCCAGTCGCCCTGAACAGAAGCGTTGAGAACAACCTCGCATACGCCCTCAGGATACGCGGCTGGGACGAGAACAACGTCGTCGACAGGGTTCGAGCCGAGATGAATAGGTTCGGGCTGGTCGACCGCAAGCACAAGAACGCTCGCACTCTGTCCGGTGGTGAGATGCAGAGGCTGTGCTTCGCCAGGGTCATGATCCATTCTCCTGACATCCTGCTTTTGGACGAGTTCGCCGCCAACCTGGACCCGGCGAATGTGGCTCTGCTCGAGGAGCGTGTAAGACAGTACGCTGCGGAGGACAGCAGAAGGAGTATCGTTCTTGTGACGCACAATCTGTTCCAGGCGAAGCGGATGTGCGATAGGATAGCCCTGATGTGGGGCGGAGAGATCGTCGAGGTGGCCACCAAGAAGAAGTTCTTTGAGAACCCTGACGATGAGCGCACGGCCGCATTTGTCAAGGGCGAACTCGTCTATTGA
- a CDS encoding ABC transporter permease: protein MVTLLSLYVSGIATILGSAIGIPLGALIGLKEFGGKGAVKTVTYTLYGFPPVLSGLLIYYLFSRSGPLGSFGILFTPTAMILAETLLVIPLVTGVTITSVMEVDRSVKDTVRALGATSRQTTLTIMREAWVGLVMACMIGFGRVIAEVGAAYLVGGNIEGKTRVLTTAIMLETRMGNFGWAIALGAVLLSVAMAVFFFLRLLQEKEML, encoded by the coding sequence TTGGTAACACTGCTGTCGCTCTATGTGTCCGGCATTGCAACGATCCTCGGCTCCGCCATAGGGATACCTCTGGGCGCACTCATCGGTCTGAAGGAGTTCGGTGGGAAGGGGGCCGTCAAGACAGTCACCTACACTCTCTACGGCTTCCCTCCCGTTCTCTCCGGTCTGCTCATCTACTACCTCTTCTCGAGGAGCGGCCCCCTAGGATCTTTCGGGATTCTGTTCACCCCCACTGCAATGATACTGGCCGAGACCCTCCTGGTCATACCGCTCGTAACGGGCGTTACGATAACGTCCGTCATGGAGGTCGACCGGTCCGTCAAGGACACGGTACGAGCGCTCGGAGCCACCTCCCGCCAGACCACCCTTACTATCATGAGGGAGGCCTGGGTCGGGCTTGTCATGGCGTGCATGATCGGGTTCGGGAGAGTCATAGCGGAGGTTGGGGCAGCGTATCTCGTCGGAGGTAACATCGAGGGCAAGACGAGGGTCCTCACCACGGCGATCATGCTGGAGACCAGGATGGGCAACTTCGGATGGGCGATCGCGCTCGGGGCCGTCCTATTGTCTGTGGCGATGGCTGTGTTCTTCTTCCTCAGGCTGTTGCAGGAGAAGGAGATGCTATGA
- a CDS encoding substrate-binding domain-containing protein, which yields MKLDWRVVAAIAVVAVLVVATVGYLVLAQGHEKKTLRLATTTSTYDSGLLGYILPDFEEKYNCEVDVIAVGSGQALEMGKSGDVDVLLVHSPASEIKFVSDGYGESRTLVMYNNFVIVGPSGDVAGTNSSRNATQAFVKIHDSGTAGSAKFISRGDNSGTNTKELSLWTSAGFNASQFSNSWYLSAGQGMGAVLDMCEQMNAYTLSDDATYYQRVSVNLIPHLNITYQGDPGLFNQYSAIPINATKWTHVNHTLAVDFKDWITSTDGQDLIASYVKYDHQLFFPNAPRNIPATMSRGIELHPGMPIGTVICNSASVGRIEPIALVDVSKM from the coding sequence ATGAAGCTAGATTGGAGGGTTGTGGCGGCCATTGCGGTGGTGGCTGTGCTTGTAGTTGCGACTGTGGGCTATCTCGTCCTTGCTCAGGGTCATGAGAAGAAGACCCTGCGACTTGCGACGACCACAAGCACATACGACTCCGGGCTCCTGGGCTACATACTGCCCGACTTCGAGGAGAAGTACAACTGCGAAGTCGATGTGATAGCGGTCGGCTCCGGTCAGGCTCTTGAGATGGGCAAGAGCGGAGATGTTGACGTCCTTCTTGTGCACTCTCCGGCTTCTGAGATCAAGTTCGTCAGTGATGGTTACGGCGAGAGCCGAACGCTCGTCATGTACAACAACTTCGTAATCGTAGGCCCATCGGGCGATGTTGCGGGAACCAACTCATCGAGGAACGCCACTCAGGCTTTCGTGAAGATACACGACAGCGGCACCGCGGGCTCCGCGAAGTTCATTTCGCGAGGCGATAACTCGGGGACCAACACCAAAGAGCTCTCTCTGTGGACTTCGGCTGGATTCAACGCATCCCAGTTCTCGAACTCATGGTATCTGAGCGCTGGCCAGGGCATGGGCGCCGTCCTTGACATGTGCGAGCAGATGAACGCGTACACTCTCTCGGATGATGCGACCTACTATCAGCGGGTGAGCGTGAACCTCATCCCCCATCTGAACATCACTTATCAGGGCGACCCAGGGCTGTTCAACCAGTACAGCGCTATACCGATCAACGCGACGAAGTGGACCCATGTCAACCACACGCTGGCTGTCGACTTCAAGGATTGGATCACATCGACCGACGGACAGGACCTCATAGCCAGCTATGTGAAGTACGACCACCAGCTGTTCTTCCCCAACGCACCGAGAAACATCCCGGCTACCATGAGCCGTGGAATCGAATTGCATCCAGGGATGCCGATCGGAACGGTCATCTGCAACAGCGCGTCGGTCGGGAGAATTGAGCCGATTGCCCTCGTAGACGTCTCGAAAATGTGA
- a CDS encoding methanogenesis marker 2 protein gives MKLEEIVKHIREYRGVVRKGPVTSVAAGLIPIQIEDVLAAYGEDAAVIKCGREILLMAADGILQDLVKRNPYWAGYCAVLVNVNDIAAMGGQSIAMVNVLSCADEEVRARIVEGMKAACDKFGVPMVGGHLHPDTSYSAVDVAILGKTDRSRLVLSSGASEGDPIVFAMDLDGQFTEGVPYSWDTTSKKSREVVRRQLRTMNKIAPYLTAGKDISNPGALGCLGMLLETSRKGAVVDVSKIPRPKGVELLQWLTAYQGCGFVVTCREARTQQVIDEFARSDITAAVCGKVTKGTSLELQLDGDSKVLFDFKEDTLGCALPQKI, from the coding sequence GTGAAGCTGGAGGAGATTGTCAAGCACATCAGAGAGTACAGGGGCGTCGTCAGAAAGGGCCCCGTAACATCGGTAGCCGCAGGCCTAATACCGATCCAGATCGAGGATGTGCTCGCAGCATACGGAGAGGACGCGGCTGTCATCAAGTGCGGCAGGGAGATCTTGCTCATGGCGGCCGACGGGATACTCCAGGACCTCGTGAAGAGGAATCCATACTGGGCGGGCTACTGCGCGGTTCTGGTCAATGTCAATGACATCGCCGCCATGGGAGGCCAATCCATAGCTATGGTGAATGTGCTCTCGTGCGCAGACGAAGAGGTCAGGGCTAGAATCGTCGAGGGCATGAAGGCAGCCTGCGACAAGTTCGGCGTGCCTATGGTGGGCGGACATCTGCACCCTGACACTTCCTATTCGGCCGTCGATGTGGCCATACTCGGGAAGACCGACAGGTCGCGGCTTGTTCTCAGCAGCGGCGCATCGGAAGGCGACCCGATAGTGTTCGCCATGGACCTCGACGGCCAGTTCACGGAGGGCGTGCCATATTCTTGGGACACGACATCAAAGAAAAGCCGGGAGGTCGTGAGGCGGCAGCTCCGGACCATGAACAAGATCGCGCCATACCTCACCGCTGGGAAGGACATCAGCAACCCAGGTGCGCTGGGATGCCTTGGAATGCTTCTCGAGACGAGCAGAAAAGGAGCGGTCGTGGATGTGTCGAAGATCCCTCGTCCGAAGGGAGTGGAACTCCTTCAATGGCTCACGGCCTACCAGGGCTGCGGGTTCGTAGTCACCTGCAGGGAGGCGCGGACGCAGCAAGTGATCGATGAGTTCGCAAGGTCCGACATAACTGCTGCCGTGTGCGGCAAGGTCACCAAGGGCACTTCCCTTGAGCTCCAGCTCGACGGAGACAGCAAAGTGCTTTTCGATTTCAAAGAGGACACCCTCGGATGCGCTCTCCCACAAAAGATATGA
- a CDS encoding multicopper oxidase domain-containing protein, with translation MDPMSIPKWVNQISGPPPVYVPTPVYENGQLVSWDYRVEMTELDQQVLPAPFPKTHVWGYSGYAKDSVTGEYLGLIANSPGPSFESVKGIPVNVEWVNDIQTPHMFAVDPTLHWANPNGMEMPMEDFLPFPPGYEEAQSPVPLVTHLHGAEVQSTSDGGPDAWFTWDGKQGMSYDTYRSTTPNAAVYHYPNSQPATTLWYHDHALGLTRTNVMSGLAGFYLLRDPADTIAPLLPTGKYEVPLVIQDRTFKTDGSFYFDNVGVNPDMHPYWTPEFFGNTIMVNGLVWPNMDVDQGQYRFRLLDGSNARFYTFSFSNRMPFTVIGTDGGYLTSAAKLTKLTVAPGERYDILVDFSGLAPGTKVFLVNNAKSPYPSGIPSNGASTGKIMQFTVTGNSGFAAKSLPLYLNPTLTAGFPSLTVADAKRTLVLTEVMGMGGPLEILLNGQKWHAPISETPVLGSTEDWIIVNPTMDTHPIHLHLTQFQLVSRQKLDTVKYYADWVALNGEPPFHHETPQELDVARYLKGKPKMAEPQEMGWKDTVQMNPGEVTIIRIKFAPIDGSPSYPFDATSGPGYVWHCHILDHEDNEMMRPYIVVTATARET, from the coding sequence ATGGACCCAATGAGCATTCCGAAGTGGGTGAATCAGATATCCGGTCCACCTCCAGTATACGTGCCCACACCCGTCTACGAAAACGGTCAGCTTGTCTCGTGGGACTACAGAGTCGAGATGACTGAGTTGGACCAACAGGTTCTTCCTGCTCCGTTTCCGAAGACACATGTCTGGGGATATAGCGGATACGCAAAGGATAGCGTCACCGGTGAATATCTGGGACTGATAGCGAACTCACCAGGACCATCCTTCGAGTCTGTCAAAGGGATACCGGTCAATGTCGAGTGGGTGAACGACATACAGACCCCACACATGTTCGCGGTCGACCCGACTCTCCACTGGGCAAACCCGAACGGCATGGAGATGCCGATGGAAGACTTCCTCCCGTTCCCGCCAGGTTACGAGGAGGCTCAGAGCCCCGTCCCCCTGGTGACTCACCTGCATGGTGCTGAGGTTCAGTCGACATCTGACGGCGGACCCGATGCTTGGTTCACCTGGGATGGAAAGCAGGGGATGTCCTACGACACTTACAGGTCGACAACCCCCAACGCTGCTGTTTACCACTATCCGAACTCGCAGCCTGCAACAACCTTGTGGTATCACGATCACGCTCTTGGACTGACCAGAACGAATGTGATGTCCGGACTGGCGGGATTCTATCTTCTAAGGGATCCAGCTGACACGATTGCGCCGTTGCTTCCAACTGGGAAGTACGAGGTGCCGCTCGTGATCCAGGACAGGACGTTCAAGACGGACGGCTCGTTCTACTTTGACAACGTCGGAGTCAACCCAGACATGCATCCCTACTGGACCCCCGAGTTCTTTGGGAACACCATCATGGTGAATGGTCTCGTCTGGCCGAACATGGACGTGGACCAGGGACAGTACAGATTCCGGCTCCTTGATGGCTCAAATGCGAGATTCTACACCTTCAGCTTCTCCAACAGGATGCCATTCACTGTGATCGGGACTGACGGAGGATACTTGACGTCGGCAGCCAAGTTGACCAAACTGACGGTCGCGCCAGGCGAGAGGTACGACATTCTCGTGGATTTCTCCGGGCTTGCGCCAGGGACGAAGGTATTCCTCGTGAACAATGCGAAGTCGCCCTACCCATCAGGAATTCCCTCAAACGGCGCGTCAACGGGCAAGATTATGCAGTTCACGGTAACGGGCAATAGCGGATTCGCAGCCAAGAGTCTGCCATTGTATCTCAATCCGACTCTGACCGCAGGTTTCCCAAGCCTGACCGTGGCCGATGCCAAGCGAACTCTTGTGCTGACTGAGGTCATGGGAATGGGAGGACCGCTGGAAATCCTGCTGAACGGCCAGAAATGGCACGCACCGATCTCTGAGACACCAGTGCTAGGCAGCACTGAGGATTGGATCATAGTCAATCCTACGATGGACACCCACCCGATCCACCTGCACCTAACTCAGTTCCAGCTTGTGAGCAGGCAGAAGCTCGATACCGTCAAGTACTATGCGGACTGGGTCGCCCTTAACGGCGAGCCGCCGTTCCACCACGAGACCCCGCAGGAGTTAGACGTGGCTCGATACCTGAAGGGGAAGCCGAAGATGGCGGAGCCCCAGGAGATGGGCTGGAAGGACACTGTTCAGATGAATCCTGGTGAGGTGACGATAATCAGGATCAAGTTCGCGCCCATCGATGGTAGCCCATCCTATCCGTTCGATGCGACCTCTGGACCGGGCTATGTCTGGCACTGCCACATTCTGGACCATGAGGACAACGAGATGATGAGGCCATACATCGTTGTCACTGCGACTGCACGAGAGACATAA
- a CDS encoding site-2 protease family protein yields the protein MNGYLIALIVFLAYVGLIYVLNRTKWFERHSMSLMGPMIMWRTRRGRKFIERLASRKRFWNFYGKVSLWICAGSMLLIMLLLLWEATIVPQIENPPSPELILGIPGINPVIPLGYGILALVVAIVVHEFAHGILTRVGDIKVQSIGLVFMVIPIGAFVEPDEKELLATTRSKRSKVFAVGPATNIILAMVVLALFSGVMMSSVESSHEGALTLGVVEGSPASQAGLTPSCVVVSVNGVTVKNGAEFNERMSEAPGSNVSVGYFYKGQLKSTQFTDGVVIAYAAKGFAAYDTGLEAGMVLVSINDTRIGNMTALSDAMALAHARQTVNITVMSKSPSGVFAVDTSISRITLSDKWDYYQEYDPSNNDPSYLGVAYLGGGFLELGLRVDDVSYYSNILANPFTGDSNLNDFSMSWLRLIALPFLDLAPLRSPVTDLYHPSGGLSWMPDSAFWIVTNSLYWIFWLNLMIGLTNVLPAVPLDGGHIFRDAIDYVLSKTGRTYTKEQKDKVVGSIVLAFAFLVLALIVWQIVGPAL from the coding sequence ATGAACGGTTACCTGATAGCACTCATCGTATTCTTGGCGTACGTGGGCCTCATCTATGTCCTCAACAGGACGAAGTGGTTCGAGAGGCACAGCATGAGCCTCATGGGTCCCATGATCATGTGGAGGACCCGCCGGGGCAGGAAGTTCATCGAGAGGCTGGCCTCCAGAAAGCGTTTCTGGAACTTCTATGGCAAGGTGTCTCTCTGGATCTGCGCGGGTTCGATGTTGCTCATCATGCTGCTTCTTCTCTGGGAGGCCACGATAGTCCCTCAGATCGAGAACCCCCCTTCACCTGAACTTATCCTCGGGATTCCTGGCATCAACCCCGTGATCCCTCTCGGATATGGAATCCTCGCGTTAGTGGTCGCCATCGTCGTGCACGAGTTCGCGCACGGCATCCTCACAAGAGTAGGAGATATCAAGGTCCAGTCGATCGGCCTCGTGTTCATGGTCATTCCGATCGGAGCATTCGTAGAGCCGGACGAGAAGGAGCTCCTGGCGACTACGCGCAGCAAGCGGTCGAAGGTCTTTGCAGTCGGGCCCGCCACCAACATCATCCTGGCCATGGTTGTGCTAGCCCTTTTCTCGGGCGTGATGATGTCCTCCGTGGAGTCTTCGCACGAGGGGGCGCTAACCCTCGGCGTCGTGGAAGGCTCCCCTGCTTCGCAGGCAGGGCTGACGCCGAGTTGCGTCGTCGTCTCGGTGAATGGTGTCACTGTCAAGAACGGAGCGGAGTTCAACGAGCGCATGTCCGAAGCGCCGGGCTCGAACGTCAGCGTGGGTTACTTCTATAAGGGGCAGTTGAAGTCGACCCAGTTCACCGACGGCGTAGTCATAGCCTACGCCGCCAAGGGTTTCGCCGCCTATGATACTGGATTGGAGGCAGGCATGGTTCTCGTGTCAATTAACGATACGCGTATCGGCAACATGACTGCTCTTTCGGACGCGATGGCGCTCGCTCACGCCAGGCAGACCGTGAACATCACCGTGATGAGCAAGTCGCCCTCTGGCGTCTTCGCCGTGGACACCAGCATCTCCCGGATAACTCTCTCTGACAAATGGGACTACTATCAGGAATACGACCCTTCGAATAACGATCCGAGCTACCTTGGTGTGGCCTACCTCGGAGGAGGATTTCTCGAGCTGGGCCTGCGGGTCGATGACGTGAGCTACTACTCGAATATCCTGGCCAATCCGTTCACGGGCGATAGCAACCTGAATGACTTCTCAATGTCATGGCTGAGACTGATCGCCTTGCCATTCCTGGACCTCGCTCCTCTGAGATCTCCGGTGACGGACCTCTACCACCCATCTGGTGGACTCTCGTGGATGCCAGACTCAGCATTCTGGATCGTCACCAATTCCCTCTATTGGATATTCTGGTTGAACCTGATGATCGGCCTGACGAACGTTCTTCCCGCGGTACCTCTCGACGGCGGCCACATCTTCCGGGATGCCATCGACTATGTTCTCAGCAAGACTGGCAGGACGTATACCAAGGAGCAGAAGGACAAAGTGGTGGGTTCGATAGTGCTCGCGTTCGCCTTCCTCGTGTTAGCTCTGATAGTCTGGCAGATAGTCGGGCCTGCCCTTTGA
- a CDS encoding DUF115 domain-containing protein → MKLETWLPMYARICDDFGFDKFKDLESARWLASQMGESGARALEQTRRDFPQSVLVCGGGPGLADELSSLTIKGYVIAADSAATVLMDANVQVDMIVTDLDGIVEDQIDANGRGAVVFVHAHGDNMKALTRYTGQFTGPLVGTCQCPPPPGIFNFGGFTDGDRAACIAAELGAKKIFLTGFDFEHPSDKEGKSREVKLRKLRWAKVVLDVLAQEGARLLPASEEVG, encoded by the coding sequence TTGAAGCTCGAGACCTGGCTCCCGATGTACGCTAGGATATGCGATGATTTTGGATTCGACAAGTTCAAGGATCTCGAGAGCGCTCGATGGCTGGCCTCTCAGATGGGAGAAAGCGGGGCCCGCGCACTCGAGCAGACCAGGAGAGATTTTCCACAATCGGTACTGGTTTGCGGTGGAGGTCCTGGACTTGCTGATGAGCTTTCCTCTCTCACGATCAAAGGATATGTGATCGCCGCAGACAGCGCTGCGACGGTGCTGATGGATGCGAACGTGCAGGTCGATATGATCGTTACCGACCTCGACGGCATCGTTGAGGACCAGATAGACGCGAATGGTCGAGGCGCGGTTGTGTTTGTCCATGCCCACGGAGACAACATGAAGGCCCTGACACGATATACTGGACAATTCACGGGACCTCTTGTCGGGACTTGCCAGTGTCCTCCTCCTCCCGGGATCTTCAACTTCGGAGGTTTCACAGATGGAGATCGAGCCGCTTGCATAGCCGCGGAGCTGGGCGCGAAGAAGATATTCTTAACGGGATTCGATTTCGAGCATCCTTCGGACAAGGAGGGGAAGAGCAGAGAGGTGAAGCTGCGCAAGCTCAGATGGGCCAAGGTAGTCCTTGATGTACTGGCGCAGGAAGGTGCCAGACTCCTTCCCGCTAGTGAGGAAGTTGGATGA